The DNA window ATCCCGAGGGGTATACGGCCACCGATATCGTGTGCCGCTATCACCGCATGCGCGGTCGCAGCGTGATGCATCCGATGGGCTGGGACGCGTTCGGCCTGCCTGCCGAGCAGCACGCGATCAAGACCGGCACGCCGCCCCGCATCACCACCGAGAGAAACATCGCCAACTTTCGCCGGCAGTTGAAGATGCTCGGTTTCAGCTACGACTGGGACCGCGAGGTGGCGACGACCGACGTGAGCTATTTTCGCTGGACGCAGTGGATCTTTCTCACACTCTTCGACACCTGGTTCGACGCCGACGAGCAGCGCGGCCGGCCGATCGCCGAGTTACCTATTCCGGTCGACGTCCGGGCGGCCGGAGTCGAGGCCGTGCGGCGCTATCAGGACGATCATCGGCTTGCCTACCAGCTCGAAGCGCCGGTCAACTGGTGCCCTGCCCTGGGCACCGTCTTGGCCAACGAAGAGGTGATCGGCGGTGTGAGCGAGCGCGGCGGGCACCCGGTCGAGCGGTTGCCCATGCGGCAATGGATGCTGCGGATCACGGCCTATGGCGATCGCTTGGAGCAGGATCTCGACCTGGTCGCCTGGCCCGAGAGCATCAAGCTGCTGCAGCGCAACTGGATCGGCCGTAGCACGGGCGCCGAGGTCGACTTCTTGCTACCCCCCGCCGGGGCGAATCCCGCGCGGGCGCTCGAGGCCTGGCGCGCACAGCGGCGGGCCGATGGTTTTCCGAGGCAGCCCGGCAGCGACGTGCTGCGGATCTACACGACGCGCCCGGACACGCTGTTCGGCGCGACCTATATGGTCATTGCGCCCGAGCATCCGGCGGTCGAGCGGTTGACGACGTCGGCCCAGCGCGCGGCGGTCGAGGCCTACTGCCAACAAGCACGCCTCAAGAGTGACCTCGATCGAACGGACCTGGCCAAGACCAAGTCAGGCGTGTTCACGGGAAGTCACGCTCTCAATCCGGTCAACGGCGCCGAGGTGCCGATCTGGGTCGCCGATTATGTGCTGATGGGCTACGGCACCGGGGCCATCATGGCCGTGCCGGCCCACGACAACCGCGATTTCGAGTTTGCCGTGCAATATGGCCTGCCGGTTCGCGCGGTCGTCGATCCGGGCGAGCAGCTCGAAGCGGCGCAGCGCGCAGCTGTGCTGGCCGGCAAGCAGGCCTTCACCGCCGTCGGCACGGCCATCAACTCGGGCAGCTACAACGGACTCACGACGGTGGAGTTCAAGCAGCGCATCGCCGCGGATCTGGCCGCCGCGGGCTGCGGCCGCGGCGCCGTGAACTACAAGCTCCGCGACTGGTTGTTCAGCCGGCAGCATTTTTGGGGCGAGCCGTTCCCGATCTTGCACGAGTTGGACGACGCCGGACGCCCCACGGGACTGCTGCGCCCGGTGCCGGAGCACGAGTTGCCGGTGCTCCTGCCCGAGATGAAAGAATTCAAACCGCACGGCCGGCCCGAGCCACCTTGGGCCGAGGCGCCCGAGGAGTGGCTGTATCCGGTGATCGAGGGACGCCGCTACCTGCGCGAGACGAACACCATGCCGCAGTGGGCGGGCTCGTGCTGGTACTACCTGCGGTTTCTCGATCCGCGAAACGACCAACGGCTGATCGACCCCGAGGTCGAGCGCGCGTGGATGCCGGTCGACTTGTATGTCGGCGGCGCCGAGCATGCGGTTTTGCACCTGCTCTATTCGCGTTTCTGGCACAAGGTGCTTTACGATCGCGGCTTGGTGGCGACGCCGGAGCCGTTCACGCGGCTGGTCAATCAGGGCATGATCCTCGGCGAAATGGAGATCACCGGCTATCAGGACGCGGCCGGCCGGTGGGTGAGTGCGGCAGAAATTGCGGAGGATGCTGCGGGCAAGCCGATTTGCGCGGCGGACGGCGCGGCGGTGCAGGCCGTGAAGCTGCCGCCCGATGCGGCGCAAAAGCAGGGCGAACATTTCGTCCTCGCGGCCGATCCGTCGATCCGTCTCGACAGCCGCAGCTATAAGATGTCGAAAAGCCGCGGGAACGTGGTGAACCCCGACGCGGTGGTGCGTGAATATGGCGCCGACGCCCTGCGGCTGTACGAGATGTTCATGGGGCCGCTCGAAGCGACGAAGCCCTGGAGCATGACCGGTGTGAACGGCGTACGCGGATTCCTCGACCGGGTCTGGCGGATGCTGGTCGACGATCGGGCCGAGGCCGCATTGCTGAATCCCGCGGTTCAGGAC is part of the Pirellulales bacterium genome and encodes:
- the leuS gene encoding leucine--tRNA ligase, giving the protein MPRYNPATIEPKWQQYWEQNRTFAAPAMPQGEKVYVLDMFPYPSGDGLHVGHPEGYTATDIVCRYHRMRGRSVMHPMGWDAFGLPAEQHAIKTGTPPRITTERNIANFRRQLKMLGFSYDWDREVATTDVSYFRWTQWIFLTLFDTWFDADEQRGRPIAELPIPVDVRAAGVEAVRRYQDDHRLAYQLEAPVNWCPALGTVLANEEVIGGVSERGGHPVERLPMRQWMLRITAYGDRLEQDLDLVAWPESIKLLQRNWIGRSTGAEVDFLLPPAGANPARALEAWRAQRRADGFPRQPGSDVLRIYTTRPDTLFGATYMVIAPEHPAVERLTTSAQRAAVEAYCQQARLKSDLDRTDLAKTKSGVFTGSHALNPVNGAEVPIWVADYVLMGYGTGAIMAVPAHDNRDFEFAVQYGLPVRAVVDPGEQLEAAQRAAVLAGKQAFTAVGTAINSGSYNGLTTVEFKQRIAADLAAAGCGRGAVNYKLRDWLFSRQHFWGEPFPILHELDDAGRPTGLLRPVPEHELPVLLPEMKEFKPHGRPEPPWAEAPEEWLYPVIEGRRYLRETNTMPQWAGSCWYYLRFLDPRNDQRLIDPEVERAWMPVDLYVGGAEHAVLHLLYSRFWHKVLYDRGLVATPEPFTRLVNQGMILGEMEITGYQDAAGRWVSAAEIAEDAAGKPICAADGAAVQAVKLPPDAAQKQGEHFVLAADPSIRLDSRSYKMSKSRGNVVNPDAVVREYGADALRLYEMFMGPLEATKPWSMTGVNGVRGFLDRVWRMLVDDRAEAALLNPAVQDIEPNEEQLRVLHKTIAGVTADVESLGFNTAIAKMMEFTNYFTKADPRPRAVLEPFVLLLSPFAPHLAEELWQLLGHARTLAYEPWPVHDPARLIESSVEVPVQVNGKVRARIVVPSDAAADDLERAAKADSRIAEHLAGKSIVKAVVVPGRMVNFVVK